In Cryptomeria japonica chromosome 5, Sugi_1.0, whole genome shotgun sequence, the genomic window TTGGGGTCATGGTTGCTTTCATGCCAATTCTCTTATCGAATTTTGGGAAAGCTTGGGCAGACCTCCTGCGAGGACCTCTTTCTTACAGGTTGCCTGGTTGGTTGGTCCAGTCTTCATTCTCTGGAACCTTTGGCTGGAACGGAATCGTAGGATTTTTTGTGATACCAAATCGAGTAGTACCcatttgtggaagttgattcttAACAGGATTCAGGAGACGTTATATGCTAAGTGTGATATGTCTATTAATATTGATCTTGGGGATCAAGTTATTGTAAAGAATTTGAACCTGAAGGATAGCAGGCAGGGAGGTCGTCCCAGCAACAGCCCGAGCCATGGGAAGCAACGGGTGTGTAGAGATGGGAGGTGGTCCCCTCCTCCGACTAGGTTCCTGAAGATCAATACTGATGGGTCTTCCCGAGGGAATCCTGGGCATGCCGGCATTGGGGCTATTGGTAGAAGCGATGATGGAGATGCAGTCTTTCTTCTCTTTGTTTACAAGGGTGAGCATTCTAATAACCTGATGGAGGCCCTTGCCATTAAGGTTGCTATTGAGCGTGGATGCTCGTTAGGGTGGTGGAATTTCATCTGTGAGTCTGACTCACAGATTGTGGTGGATATGTTGAACAATCAGAGGCTGGATAATGTTAGTTGGCAACTTGCCTCTTTAGCCAGACAAATTCTTGGCCTTTGTAGGCTGGTGGACTCTGTCTCCTTTCGTCATATTCCTCGCGAGTGGAACAGGGTGGCCGATTGTCTGGCTAAGTGGGCTTCTGAGAATGTGGGTGAGTGGAATATTAATGGTAGGGATGAATTACCTGCTCAGTACTGTGAGATTATTGATCAGATGCTTCTGGAGGACAGgagtttgtagtgttgttttgggCCTTTGGCTTTGTCTTTGTTCTTGCcttttgattgaataaatttttacccctctttttttttttttttttttttcaaaaaaaaaataaaaaaatatattattattataaatacttTTACTAATATGTCTAGAAAATCAAATAGTAAGTATATATAttccttttaaaatttaaatagaaatGTTTATTAAAAAGAATTATATTGTATACTATATAAATTCTATTTTGTATGAAATTATATCTAATTGGGTCTGCGATGATAGGCGCTGACAAACCCCCGTTTGCAACCATCCCCAACTCGGTCTTCGACACTGGAGGCACTTTTGGCAGTAACTACCAAACTAGTGGCGAGATCTCCAAATCCAACATGGCAGATATTAATAGCAGACATGACGGCTCCTCTTACATTCGCATTACTCCGGTGCCAGGTGTGTTCGTTCCATCCTCCTCTCCCTCTAATGGCATTAATTTCATTAGCTCCACTGCAGATCCCGTACCCACTTCTCCTCTCTCGGCTCTGCCGAGGGAAGATATTAACAGTAAACTACCTAAAAACTCTCTGCACTCCTCTCCTCCTCTCGACCGCCCTAAAACATTTTCAGAGGCCGTAGCTACCGCAGGGATTACTCTTAACGCAGAGGCTAGGTTTACCGTTAACGATGGAACCCATCAAGCCGGTAAGAACTCTGGAAGCTccgaggttttctctatttcaccTAATTTTGAGATGCGTGCTGAAATACTTGAGGAAAAATCTAGGTTAAAAAGCATGGCTATTTTCTTTTCAGCTGTTGAAATAGATAAGGTCCCTCCGCgaaaatttcttgatgattggtttcataattaCTGGAATCTTAAACTAGGTTTGCATATATCGTTCTATCAGCAGATTCAAAAAGGTttgtttgtcattttttttgttaacCATGAGGCTCAAGCAGAGGTTTTAAAAAAATAGTATTGGGTTGTTGGCTTGACATCCTTTAGGGCTATAGCTTGGTCCCCAGAGGCAAATTACGAAGAAGTCCTAGCCCTATCGGCCCCTCGCTGGATTTTGGTAAAACACATGCCCCCGTTTCTGTGGCGGTTCATCCCTCAACTTTTGCAACCCCTGGGAAAGGTCATTCGCATGGATGACACTGTTCGTTTCGTTCCACATATGGACGCCTGTGTCCTCTTAGCTCTAAAACCTGGTCTGGAAATCCTACCTAATCTCAACATTAACATCGAGAACTCTGAATTCTGCTGTCCTATTGTGGTCCTTGGTGGACTCAATGCTTGCTTTCTGTGTCGACAAGAAGGACACCAACGGAAGGATTGCCctatcattcaaaagaaaacactGCCTAAAAAACCAGAACCCTCAATGGTGGTTGAAACAGTTAATCAGATGGTTAACTTCAATTCAACTAACACATCTCTTGCTACCCCCATCCCTAACAATCCCACCCCTAATATATTGCATTCCACTCCTACTGACTGTCTTGAAGCCTTACCCGCGGATGGTTTTCAAAATGTGACTAAAATCTCCAACAAGCGAAGGAGGAAATCTAATAAAAATCCCGCATCCAGCCAAAGCCATCCCACCCCTGCTAGGGCTAACAGATTTGCCCCCATTGAAATTGCTTCTCCGCTCTCTCAACCTTCCCCATCTGCAGATCTCACTATCTCAGAACAGCCCAATTCCAACACCTAGTGTAGTACCCTTAATGAAATCAGCGATGATTATAGTATTGCGGTAATTCCTGCCCTGCCAATCACATCTAGGGAAAGATGCCCTACCTTGACTAAAACTATGGAATTCGACAGTACCTTTGATTGTGAAGATGAATTTAAAATAGGGCTCCCGTTGTCTAAACGAAGAGGGAGATCCCCAGGTTCCAAAAACAAAAGTGCTAATAAAACTGATGAAGGAATCTCTGCTATTGTGATGAACCCGAATATGGACTCATCTGAACTACGCATCCCTCACCAAAATGTTTCCTCATGAACTGTGTCTCCTGGAATGTGTGGGGATTAGAGTCCCCCGATAGGAAATATGTCATTAAGAacttccttcaatcttgtcataaacTAGATTTCCTTATGTTACAAGAAGTTAAGGCTACTGGTTTCATTCTTGAATCCAATTTAAACTTTCTTTGGAAAGATGCGATAAAAATTTACACCTACCACCAGAAAGGCAAAGGGGGTGTTGCTTTACTTATTAATCCTAAATTGGAAAGATTTATAACTAACCGTGGGATCTCCCCGTGTAACAGAGTGGTCTGGGTCACTCTCAACTACAATAACTATGAATTTGGCATTTGCTCTATTTATGCTTCGAATGATCCTAAAGAAAGAAGTTCCCTTTGGGAATGGATGACTTCCCTCCCCTGCATTCCTTGGGTCATTGCTGGAGATTTCAACATGGTTGAACACTAGGACGACAAAGGTGGGGGCCTCCCTTTTGCTTGGAAAGATATGGAAAAATCACATTGGTTTAAGATGAAAAACTCTCTGCAACTTTATGACCCTCTTGCTGGCAATAAAAACAATAATCTCGGGCCTTGGTATACTTGGTGCAATCATCAACAGGGGAATGATAGAATTTACTCCCGTCTCGACCGCTTTTATGCCAacagaaatcttttctccttcctccCTAATGATCTTGGTAACTCCGTTCTTGTTACTCCCTCCACTCTGTCGGATCATCACCCCATCTCTGCACCTTTTACCTTCAACAAGGCCCCGATTAGACCCAACACTGCTAATTCCAAATTTCTCCTTAATGTTAGCCTTCTTAAAGATACTGATCTTCTTGCTGCCATCCACATTATTAACATCATTAATAAGACCAATTTTCTGAAGGATTTAAAGAGGGACATTTGGAATAGGAACATCCCTGCCTGGCAAAATCTGCTCAAGACCATTGGTCAAAAGAAAGCAAAGGACTTCCGATTCACTGAGAAAGCTCTCTTGGTTGAACTAACTAAGGCAGAAGTGAATAACCAAACTAATATCACTGACCTTAACTGTACTTCTCAGGTTATGAAAGCTAAAGATGCCCTCAGAAGACACCTTGTGACTAAAACCAGAGGTGCTAAGGTTAGATCTCAGACACACTGGCTCCAATATGGTGACCGTGGTTCCAATTTCTTTTTCAAACTTATCAAACACAAACATTATAATGAAACTATTGAAAAGATCATCCATGAGAACCATGAAATTTCGGACATTGGTATGATCAAGTACACTTTTGCTCAATTCTACCATAAGCTCTTCTCTTCTGAAGATACGAGGGAAGCCGCCTACCTCAGAGATCAATGCAAAATTCTTATCCCTAAGGTGGTCTCCTCTGAAGATGCACTTTGTCTTGCAGAGGATATCACTTTAGGGGATATCAACAATGCCATTAATTCCCTCAAAAATGATAAAACTCCTGGCCCTGATGGCCTCCCCATTGAATTCTACAAAGCTAATCAACACTGGATTGCCAAAGACCTCCTCGAAATATACAATGAAGCTTTGGCCCAGGGATCTCTTGGTCCATCTATCAACAAAGGCATTATTAATCTTATCCCCAAGGATGGGGATAAAGCTCTCATCAAAAATTGGAGACCGATTACGCTCCTTAATGTTTCCTATAAGATCTTTGCCAAGATTCTAGCCACTAGACTTGCTGGAATTCTTCCTAAATTCATATGCTCTACCCAAACTAGTTTtattaaaggtaggtatatcttAGAAAATGTCCTTACTAGCTGGGAAGCCATGAACTGGGCTTCTCAGTCCAGTCAGAACTCGGGCATGTTAATCCTTGACTTCAAAAAAGCATACGACAAGA contains:
- the LOC131876096 gene encoding uncharacterized protein LOC131876096: MSINIDLGDQVIVKNLNLKDSRQGGRPSNSPSHGKQRVCRDGRWSPPPTRFLKINTDGSSRGNPGHAGIGAIGRSDDGDAVFLLFVYKGEHSNNLMEALAIKVAIERGCSLGWWNFICESDSQIVVDMLNNQRLDNVSWQLASLARQILGLCRLVDSVSFRHIPREWNRVADCLAKWASENVGEWNINGRDELPAQYCEIIDQMLLEDRSL